In Helicobacter pylori Shi112, the genomic window TGGGAGCAGTGATTAAGCTTATCTTTTTTTATAAATTAGAAAGCTCGGTTTTAAATCTAAGGCATTTTAATTTTAAAAAATACTACCAAGATAACAAAAACACTTTGCTTGTTAATGACAGAAAACAAAGTCTTTATGATTATATTAAGGTTCATATTGCCCTAAGTTTACTATGAACAATTAGAAATCGTGCGTATCATTGGGAAAACCTACTAAAAATCAAGCCAAACAACCGCCCACGCATTACGACTTATTTTAATGGTTTAAGAGATGATAATAAACCTAAAAAACCCATGAATATAAGCGTTGAGTCCAGTAAAATCACTCTATTTTTAGATGATTTAATCAAAAGCATTGGGAATAAAGATTTAGAAGAGTTGAGTAACTTATAAAGAAGTGGGCTAACCGAAGCCCATTGAATGTAGGTGTATTATAGTCAAACAATCACTATAAGTCAAACCAAAACCAACACAAAATTTGCTAAACTAGAACAAATCAAACAAAGAAAACCTATGAATTACAAAGAACTGCTAGAATTTGATGATTACGCTATGGATCTGACCATTAGAATGGCGCATCATAGCACCGCTATTGAAAACAACCCTTTAAGTCTTGCTGAAACCATAAGTATTTTAACCGCTGAATACATTCCTAGAGAAATGCCCCAAAGGGCATTCTTTGAAGTGAAAAACTATCAAAATATGCTCCCCTTTTTATTAGAAAATTTGAAGAAAGAACAAAAGATTGATAGCTTTTTTGTGAGAGAATTGCATGGAATTTTAATGAATTTTTTACTCCCTAACAAGGGAACTTTCAAAACCACTGATAACATGATTTTAGGGGCTAGTTTTGAAACGACCCCATCATTTCAAGTGCCTATGGCTATGAAAGAGTGGTGCGACAATCTCCATTATAAAATGAATACCTTACAAGGTGAAGAAGAAAAACTAAAAGCTATTTTAGAACAGCATATTCTATTTGAAAGAATACACCCTTTTAGCGATGGCAATGGCAGAGTGGGTAGAGCGCTAATCCTTTATAGCGTTTTAGAGCAAAATTTAGTGCCTTTTGTGATTACCAAAGATCGAAAAGAAGCTTACATCAAAGCGTTGGACACGCACAATATAGAGAGCTTGTATCAACTCGCTAAAATATTCCAAGAATTTGAACTCACTCGCATACAAGGGCAAATGGTGTTGAATAAGAATAAGCAAGAAAATGACAACACCGATGATTTAGGTAATAATGACTACTTAGAAAATACTAACGAATACACCGTTACACCTAAGCATAGGCGATAAATAATATCATTAAGTAAGTATTTGATAGTGTTTAGTTATTTGTATTGTTTATTAAGTATTTTCTTAATGAATAACAACAAGCAATAATTACATTATTTTTAAAGTGTTTTATAGCTTAAGCTAATTCTATAAAATCTCAATGATTTTAACAAATATTATAAAACTAATTGTTTTTAATGCAATAAAACATTAAATAGTTGAGTAAAAACTATCTAATGTTATACTATTTATTCTAATTAGACTATTTAGAGTAACTACATTAAACCAACTAATCAATTTTAACCCCCTTACTTCTTATTATCTATCAAACTATCAAATACAAGAGCTACTTTCTTGTTATGCTCTTGTGTGGTATGGATATAAATCTTAGTAGAGAGTAATGAGCTATGCCCTAAAGCTCTTGAAGTTAAAACTAAGTCTTGGGTCTCTTGATAGATAAGCGTAGCAAAACTATGCCTAAATAGATGTAAGCCTGTGCCATATTGTTTGTAATGTTTGATTTGGGCTAATTTAAAGATTAAGGGGATAAAATTATAAAGAGTTAAAGAATTTTGTGATTTTTGCTTATCCTTTTTAAAGAGATATGCTCCATTGAAATATTTTAATCTGTAATCATCACTAAGCCAAGCATTCAAGCTTGGTTCTAACAAACTCTTTTTGATATAAGCTTTTCTTTCTTTCCTACCTTTACCTTGAATTAAAATAGAGTAGTTTTGTTCTTCTACTTGAATGTGTTTTAACTCTATGTTTAACACTTCGCATTTTCTAAGCCCTCCCAGTATTACAATGAGTAAAACACACTTATTGCGCTTTTCAAAGCTAGTGGTTGGCTTATATTCTAAAAGTGTTTTTAAAAAACTCTTTAAATCCTTGTAGTTTAAATGTCTGGGTAAGCTTTCTTTGGTCTTAGCAAAGGCTAGGTTTTTAAGAGCAAAGTCAAAGTTATAATGCTTTTTTCTATCCAAGTAATCAAAGAATTGCCTTAAATACATCACATACTTGGCCATAGAGCTTGGTTTTCTATTTTGAGCGAGTTCAAAAAGAAAGTTAATGACTTGCTCTTCACTAAGCATTCTAAAACTTCTTAGTTTCAGATTGTCTCTAAAGTATTCAAAGAATAAAAACAAGCCTTGCATCATTATGGTGTGTTTGATACCTTGATTATAAAGAATATGACAGAGTTGTCTTAATTGCTCAACATTATTGCATTTTAAAACTTTGTTTTGCGTATTTAATATCAAAGCCATATCATTCACATCTTGAATAGGTGTGAAATTTTTAACCTTAGTGTATAAAAAGACTTTGAGATTATCAAAAAGTTCTCTTTGAGATTTGGTGAGTTTGTTATTTAGCATGTTGCTCCCTTATTTAAAATTCAAAAATAAATCTTAAAGAATGAGAGTTTTATGTCTTTTAATTTGCTTGGTTTTAAAAGCGGTATTTTTAACAATTCCGCATTTGAAAATTAGCTTTAAGCACTTTTTAAGATTAGGAAGTGCGTGCTTATGGGTATTAGAGATAAAATCGGAACTTAAGTTCCGCATAGTTATAAAGATATTAAGGGAAAGAAAGGTTTACCTTTCTTTCCTTACCTATTCAGTGAACATGTTATAAGTAATATCATGTCATGAGTGTTTTTCTTTTTTTTAAAAAATATTAAATCATGTAATGTGTTTTTGCTAAAAAAAGAAAAAACTTTTTAATTTAAAGAGGATAAACTAATTGGAGTTCCCATAGGATAGTGTAATGCTTAGTTAAGGGTAGGGTTTTAGTTTAAGATTGATAAGGTAAGAACAAAAATCAAAAAGAAAAGAAAACTAAGAATTACTTATCAATGAAATATTTGTTGTGGGGGGAATGATTAGGATTAGGTTGTATTGTTAAGTTGTAAGGGTTTATTGGTTTATTGTTTAGTGTTCTAGGATTAGAAAGAGTTAAGTTTAAAATTATTGAAGGTTAGGTTTGTTTCTAGCTCTTAGCATTAAAAGATTTGAGTTTGAGTGATAGCTAGGTTCAAGGGATAGATTAAGAGCTTGTTTTATGATAATGTTTGAGAAAACTTTAAGGTTAAGAAATTTCAGCGCGCCGCTTAAGAAAAAAATAAGCTAATAAAAGCGTTTTAAGGCGTTTTTGATTGTGAGTTAATGGTTTGTCTTGTCTTATGGCTTTATTTTGATTGTGGGGCATTTTATAGTAATCTATTTGAGTGTTTGTTAGAGTTAGCTATTTTACAAAAAGAACAAGCAAAGAAACCCACTTAATCAAGGGGCATACTATCTTTTTAAGGGCATTAAATTAAATTACTTCAGAGTATTACCTATTACGCCCTTTAGAATTTGTATTGCTATCATTTTCTTTCAATCCAGCATGAGCTTTGGGGTCATAATCAAGCTCATTAGGGTGTAAGGTTTTCTTTAGCTCTTTAGCTAATTGTTTAGCTTTTTCTTTTTCTACCATAGCTTGATAATGGGCTTTAGCTTTAGCTTGTATTTGTTTGCCATATTCAATCCAAGGCTCATCGTTGTTAGGTTCTTTGGTAATAGCTTGAATTTGTTTTTGCTCTAGATTAGTGTCTTTGGCGTGTTCTAGGACTTTTTCAAGGTTTAGGTTGTCATAGTGGGTTAAGAACCGATTAGCCCCTATGATTTCATTACAGATATAGACAATATCCTTAGAAAGTTTAGAAAATTGCTTAGTTTGTTTGAGAAAGTCTTGTTTTTCTTTTAAGAGTAATGAAAAAGTCTCTTTATAGCTTTCTAGGGCTTTGAAATAGCTCTCTTTGGCTCTTTCAAACTCTTCTTCTTTTTGCTTTAAATCTTGTTCTAAAAAGAGTAGTCTTTCTTTGGCGAGTAAGAGCATAGTCTTTTGATAGTCTTGTAATTGCTTACCCACTAACTCACAAGTATTGTCATTAAGCTTATAGGTAGGGTCATCTTGTTTAGATTTAAAACTTTCTAGCATAAATTGATATTTTCTAGCACTAAAATAAGCGTTTTTAAAGGTTTTGAGAGTGGGGCGCTTGTCCTTAGGAAGTTCTAAGGCTTTGGCTAAAAAAATAGGATTAGTTAAATTATTGTATTGTGTGTTGTTTTTAGTTCTCACTTCATTTCTTAATTGAGCTAATAGTAGGTGTGAGTTTTTATCCAAAGGGCGTTTGTCTAGGCGTTCTAGCTTACTTAGTAGCATTTCTTTTTTCTTTAACACAGAAAAGCCCTTAGTCTCTCTTTCAAAGTTTTTGTCTAAATCATTGAGAATATGAAAATTCTTAAAGGTGCAATGTTTTTGTTTTTTATCTAATTCTTTTTGATAAAAGCCTAAGAGTTCGTATAGCTCGTGTTTACCCGTGTTTTTTAAGTGTTCGCTCACTGGCTTTCTTTTGTCTATTCTGTCAATATCTAGGCTTTCTTTTTCATCATCGCTTGTGTCTTTGTGGTTAAAAAGAGCGATTTTAAATGCAGAAATCTTTTGTTTTAAAGGAGCGCTTTGGTTGTTTTGAATGTCTAAGGCTTTTGCTTTGTTTTTGTCTTTGAGAGTTTGTAGGTATTCTTTTTGTAAAGCCTTGTTTAAATCCTACTCATCTTGTGGGGTTTTAATTTGTTCTAAGGCTTTTTCTTCTTTTTCCAAGTCTTGTAATTGCTGTTTGATATTGTCTAATTCTTTGAGCTTAGGCTCATTGACATACAGGTATTCTTCGCTTAATAAATGGTTATTCAGTCGGTAAACAAACTCATTTCTTAATTCGTTAAAAAATTCTTTGCAATCCTCACGCCCTTTAAAACGCAGTCTTCTTCGTGTTAGTTGATTAGTCTTGTTGATGAAACAATGGATATGGGCGTGGTCTTGGTGTGTATGGGGGACTAGAGCAAATTTATATTCAGGTAACCTTACTTTTAAACTTTCCCAAGTGGAATATAAAAGCCCTTGCATTATCTCCTCATCTGGCTTGTCTTTGATAGAAAAAACTAAGTGCATAGCTTCGTTGTAGTCGTTAGTCAAATCAAAGTCATTGAGCCAAGTCTCTAAGATGAATTGCTTGTCGCACTCCATAAACATTTCATTATAGGCTGTTTCGCTGTTTTCTAAAGCATAGCTTAGGGCATTTTCTAAATGGGAGCGTTTCATTTGCCCTATGTTTTTAATCAGCACAGGACTAGTGCTCTTTGTGCCAACTAAATTAGATTTAATAGACTTTTGACTAGAACTAAATTGATTGAATTTAACGAGCAATCTTTTATCCACTTTATCGCTATCGCTGGGTCTAGGCTTTCGCATATGCTCTAAAATATCATCTAAAAAAGATAAATCCATAGGGCGATTATCCAGCTTAGTATCTTTTATAGCTCCATCTAGCATACGAACCCTTCAAGACTTAATAACAAAGTTAAAATTTTATCTAATTCGCACGCTTTCAAATTGACTTCATTTCCCTTACTAAGAAGAGCGTTAAAAACGCCCAAATTTTAAACAAGCTAAATGCTTATCTTGTAGCATAGCACAAAGAATTAAAAAGACCTAAATCAAAAATAGGTGCAGGATAACACCATGTGTATGTACACATTAGGTTAAAACTTCGTATTCAAGGGGCTTGGAGCTAGATTTTTAAAAAATAAGGATTTTTGCTAACTTTTTTCAAAAAGTTTTAAAGAGAGTGCTTTGATAGATGAGATATTTTTTAATCTAGTCAAGGGATAAAAATTTCATTCAAAAACTTACTTCCCTTACTACAAAATTTAAGAGCAAGAACTTGTTAGTAATGCTATAAAAACTTAGAGACTTTTATTGAAAGAACTTGTAGCCAAATATTAAGAACTAAATAGCTAAATGATAAGAACTTAGTTGCTAACAAAAAAGAACTTACAGCCCACTGATACGAACTTGTAAGCAAAAATTAGAGAACTAGGGTAGCTACACGATAAGAACTAAGAGCCACAAGTTAGAACTTAATAGCTCACACCCATAAAGAAACTCAGGGAAATAGATTAAGAACTTGTTTGCTCTAATGGTATGAACTAGGTTGCCTACACGATTAAAAACTAGAATGACACCACATTAGAACTTACTAGAAACTCGCTTGATAACTTACAGCTAGAACCAAAGAACTTTCAGTTCATTTCATAAGAACTTGTAGCTAATGCTAAAGGAATGAAATTATTCTTTAAGCTTTTGTTTAAAAAGTTTGTGTTATATTTCCAAATGATTTTTAATTGAATTTAACTTGAAACTTAGAGAACGCTTAAAACTTACATTCTTATTCAAAAAACAGCCCCTATACAAGTGCATGCGAGTAGGACTTAATGATAAGTGGGATAATCAAAAACTAGAGAATAAGTGGGTAATAAGCAGTTATGAAATTTATAATAGTGAGGGTGAGCCACCGAGCCTCCTTATGGCTCAATTACAAGGAGTAGGTTTGGGAACCCCTAAACTCACTGAACCTAATCTTACCACAAATGCACTAAAAAATCAAGAGTCCTATAAAATGGTTTTTATGCCTTAAAAGAAATGATTTAAAATAAATAGGGATAATTAAAGCTTTTTTTAAAAAGCTATCCTTTGATTAAATCAAGCTCCTTTGCTGATTGATCTTTAAAAATGCCCCTTGAAGCGTTTTTAGATTTTTACCCCATAATGAGCTTGTGCAAAGTCGCTAAAATGCTTAAAGCATAAATGAGGAGCAACAGGATTTTATGCACCTTTTCATTAGCCAAAGCAATAAGCTTAATGCCAATGCCCACGCCTAAAAACGCTCCAATACCGGTAATCACCCCCGCTTGAACGCTTATATTATCAAGAACCCTCCCGTTATAAAGAGAAATGACCCCGGATAAAGAAGCGAACACCACAAAAAACAGCCCCAAAGGCACGATTTTTTTAGAATCGTATTTCAAAAAATAGCCCAAAAACGGCACCATTAAAATCCCCCCACCCATGCCTAGCGGGATAGAAAAAATGCCGGTAACAAAACCGGCGAGCATCAAAACCCCATGCGTTCTGTCCATAGACACAAAAGGGATCGGGCGCTTTTTGTCTGGCGTTTTGTTATTCGCATGCAAATCAAAATGCATTTCTTCAAAATGTTCTGGTTTCTTGTTGTTAGAAAAAGCGTATTTGATAAAGGTGTAGCACACCACCACCACAAACACCGCCATTAAAATCTTATCGTCAATGATTTTTAGAATAAAGCTCCCTAAAATCGCCCCCATTAGCCCTCCAAACGCAGCAAATGAGCCTTCTTTCAAATCCAATAAGCCCTTTTTGTAATTGATGATAGAGCCGACCACTGAAGAAAAAAGCATTTGCATGAGCGAAATACCCACCGCATGGCTATAGCTAAAATGCGCAAAAATCGCGCTAGGGACGACAATCTCCCCCCCACCAATACCAAAAAACCCGGCGGTAATACCGGTGAATAGCCCCACAAGAGCCAAAATAAACGCTGTTGATTCTTCCATGAAAAACTCCCTAAATTCTAAATTATTACTTTATCAAAAAAGAGTGATAATCTTTAAAAAATTTTTCTTTAATGATTACAAAAACAGGGTTTTGATTAGTTTTATAGCTTGAGAGCGATTGCAAGAGATAAGCCCTCTTTATAAAGCACTTAATTTTAAAAATGCCTTCAAGCGTTTTAAACAAGCCCCTTTTTTTAAAGAGGGTTTTAATAAGCAAACACATAATTCAAATACACGCTATAGAGCCTTCTGTATTTGAGTTCAGCGCCCATGAAAGAATAATAATCCGTGTTAATGGTAGGGATTTTCACGCCTAATTCCACGCCATGCTGTGCGGCATGATCGCTGTCTTTTTTCTTAGACCTGGCGAGATTCATTCTCAAGCCTAAATTGAATAAAAATTGGAAATTCGCCACATTCATCTTAGCGCTATAGATATTACCCACCACATTCAAATTCACAAATTCAGAATTAAGCCACGAAGTCCCGGCTAATGCAAAGCCACCAAAAAGCCCCACGGAGAGCTTGTTATTCTTGCCTAAAAAGTTGGTGTTTTTATCGTTAATGAAGTTATAAAGCGCATCCATTCCCACCCCATAGGTCCAAACATCAGAAGCGGAGTTGAAAAAGCTGGATTTGATGAACGCATGGTTATAGTCAAAAAAGCCGTAATACCTTAACCCCCAATTCCTTTTTTTACCAAAGAATTGTTTGTAGCCCATTTGCACGCCGATCCCGTTCATCGCACCGTTATTGGTTTGAGAACTAATCATGCCAAAGCGCCTGAAAGGGTTTTTGCCTAATTCTTGCGTGGTGGCTTGGAGCTGGTTGTATTTGTTTGAATCCAAAGAATAAGTGAGCAAACCTTCTGGGGAATTAGGGTTTTGAGTGGAATGCGTCATGTTTTGAAGAGATTTAGCGTTAGGCAAGCTAGAGATAGCGCTATTGATCGCTTTTTGGTCGTTGTTTAAAGTGTTAAGGGCTCCTTTAAAATCCAAAATGGTTTGAGCCAAAGCTTTCTCTTGATTGACCTGGTTGCCGTAATAAGTGGCGTGTTGCTCTAAAGAATTGAGGGTTTCTTTCACAAACGCGCAACCTGAACCATAAGTTTTGTCGTTAATCACACCAGCTGATCCTGCCAAACATTCTTCTAGATCTTGTTGGATAGGCCCTTGAATGCTGTGGAAATTGTTCGCTACTTGTTGGGCTAAGCTTAAAATTTCTGCTTGAGCGTTCGCTCTATTGAGCATTTCTTGAGCAAACCCTTTGTCTTTAGAAGTGTAGGGGTTGAAATTTTCTGGTTGCGTGATTTGGGTGTTTTCATTAGCGTTAAGCTGTTTGGTTTTTTCTAAAACGGCTTGAGCGTTTTTAATCATCTCGTTAATCGCATTAAAACTCTCGCCAAAAATATCCATCACACTCCCAGTCTTACCGTGAAACCCCCATGCCCCACCGCCACCATTCACATGCGGGTTTTGAGTGGTAAGGACTTGCATGATAGTAGCGGCTTGTTGCAAAAGGTTTTCAGCGTCATTGACACTGTTAAACTTTAGCTGGATTGGGATTGCAAACCCGCCTGAATAATAATTGCCATCTCCATCGGGGTAAGTGTTTTCTGTGGTAGGGTTTCTTGTGAAAGTTTGGTTGATATTGACTACCATTTTTTTGGAGCCGTTCAAGGCAGGCATCCCACCTCCTTGACTTTGGTTTAAAGCGGTTTGGATAGTTTGATAAGCGGTATTGAGAGTCTGGTATTCACTGCTAGATAGGATACCATTTGGCCCTACATTGCTAGCTCCATTGCAAGTGGTGGTGGTCGTTCCGCTATTAGTGCTGTAGCTGTAGTTTGGCGTGTTACTAAACGATCGAACGCCCCCATTTTCTAAATGTTCTGGGCCAAGATTGGGGCCAGGACCACAGCTGATACCAAAGGCTATGACTTGCCACATGCCCACGGCGGCATTGAGCGCTAAAGCCACGGCTTGATAGGCTGGGGAAGTGGTGGTAGCGCTAGTGAGGTTGATCGCGCTTGAGCTTAAATTGTCAATCGCGCTTGTGATCGCGCTGGGCGTGCTGGCTAAATTGACTAAGGAATTTAAGTAATTGTATTGGTTTAAAAGGTTGCTTAAGTTATCGTATTTGTCCGCAAGGTTTTGCAACGCTCCTGTGTTTTTCACCATTTGAGCCGCTTCACCGATTTGATAGCCCACACTCATATAAAATCCGTCATCTTCAGCCCTTGATAATGAAGCCATGAGAGAAAGAGAGAGCAAGAGGGATTTTTTGATTTTCATGTTTTCTCCTTTTAATAGATTTTGGTTTCACATTCCCATGATAATCATGTTTATGAAAGTTCGCCATTTTACCATAAAATGCTTATTTTTAGCTTAAAATTTATATTTTGAAAAAAAAAAAAAACAATTTTAAGTATTTTTTACAATAAAATATTTAAGAAAGCTTAACGCTAAGAAAAGGGATTTTATCTGGTTTGAAATTGGTTTTTAAATCTTTGGTTACAATCAAGCCATTCTAATGAGAAAGAAAGGCATGTTTGAAAAGATACAAAAAGAATGGTTGAGTAACATTCAAAAAGATTTGTTGTCTGGTTTTGTGGTGGGGCTTTCTGTGATCCCAGAGACGGCCGGCTTTGCGATCATGGTGGGTTTAGATGTGGGCGTGGCGTTTTATACGACCTTTTACATGGCTTTTGTTTTGTCTTTTTTTGGGGCTAGAAAGGCGATGATTAGCGCAGCGGCCGGCTCAGTAGCGCTCATTTTAGTGGGCGTGGTTAAAAACTATGGGCTTGAATACGCGGGCGTGGCGACTCTTATGGCAGGGGTGTTGCAAATTCTTTTAGGCTATTTGAAAATAGGGAATCTTTTGAGGTTTATCCCCCAATCAGTGATGTATGGCTTTGTGAACGCGCTAGGCATTTTGCTTTTAATGGAGCAATTCAAATTCCTTCAAAACCAAAATGTAGGGGTGTTTATCTTGCTTGTTATTGGGATATTGATCATTTACCTCTTCCCCTTAATCACTAAAAAAATCCCCTCTAATCTGGTTTGTATCCTTATAGTGAGCGCGATTGCTTTAATTTTTGATACGCATGCACCGAATTTAGGGAGCATTGAGCAAGGGATTTCAGGCTTTCATCCCATCATTATCCCAAAAAATTTGGATTTTAAAATTTTGATAGAGTTGTTGCCTTACGCTCTTTCTTTAGCGCTAGTAGGCACGATAGAAAGTTTATTGACCGCCAAAACTTTAGACATGATTTTAAAAGACGGCGTGAGCGATAAAAATAAAGAAACTAAAGCGCAAGGCTTGGGGAATATCATATCAGGGCTTTTGGGGGGAATGACAGGGTGCGCTTTAGTGGGGCAGTCTATCATCAACGCAAAATCCGGGGCCAAAACAAGGCTTTCTACTTTTTTTGCCGGCTTTTCTTTAATGGTGCTAGTGCTAGTGTTTAATGAATATGTGGTTAAGATCCCCATCGTGGCGGTTGTGGCGGTGATGGTGATGATTTCTTTCACCACTTTTAATTTCCAATCCATTATTAACATTAAAAAAATCAAGCCCTATGACACGCTGAACATGCTCTTAGTCGTGGCGGTGGTTTTATACACGCATAATTTAGCGATAGGGGTTGTGGTGGGGGTGTTAGTCAATGCGTTATGGATCAAATCAAAAGGGATTGCGTGAAGTTTTGCTATAAAAAAAAGATGGGTTAAAAGTATGGCTCCAGATGTAGGATTCGAACCTACGACCAAGCGGTTAACAGCCGCCTACTCTACCGCTGAGCTAATCTGGAATTTCGCTCACAAAAAATAAAGAGAAATTTTAGTGTGTTTTTTGTAAAAAGTCAAGTAAAATGATGCCCTTATGCATTGAGAGCCAAAAAGTTGGCTTTGTCCTCATTAATAATGAGAACAAATTCAATATCAATAAGCCAAAACATAATTGAAATACACGCTATAAAGTCTTCGGTATGCTAATTTAGCGCCCATGAAAGAATAGTAATTCGTGTTGATGGTGGGGATTTTCACGCCCAATTCAACGCCATGGTGAATCCCTTGAAGCCTTAAACCGGTATTGAATAAGAATTGGAAATTGGTGTTGTTGATTTTAGCGCTGTAGATGCTAGTGGTGGTTTTTAAATTCACAAATTGCGAATTAAGCCATGTTGTGCCTGCTAGAGCGATGCCTCCAAAAATGCCAAAAGAGATTTTGCGGTTTTGATTGGATCCGCCATTGATGAAATTCAATAAAAGATCACTGCCTGCGCCATAAGTGAAAACATTAGAAGCGGAGTTAAAAAAGTTGGATTTGATATAGGCATGGTTGTAATCAAAAAAGGCATAATACCGGATCCCAAAAAATTTATTTTTCCCAAAGAATTGCTTATAGCCTAATTGCACGCCCACGCCATTCATCGCCCCGTTATTGCTTTGAGAGTTAATCAATCCCACGCTTCTAAAAGGGTTATGGCCAAACTCTTTGGTGGTAGTTTGGAATTCAGAATATTGTGTTTCGTTGAGAGAATAACTATGGCTAGATCGGCTCACCAAACTTTGAAACCCTTTAGAACCGGGCGTTTTTTGAATGGTGTTATAGATGGTTGCTAAATTGTCCCCTTTGAGGTAAGAGATCGTATTGTTAATAACGCTTGATACTTGATTAAGGTTTTTATTGAAATCAGCGTTGGTAAATGCGTTTGGTTGGTTTGGACTTTCTGGGTCAGTTCTTCGGGATTGTGCGGCGGCTTTTTTAGCACTATTTATCATGCTGTTTATGGCGTTAAATGTGTTGCCAAAAATATTGCATGCGTTCCCGCTTGCATTAATGCCCCATGGTTTGCCATTGCCTCCGTCTATTCCTGGGCATTGGCTTTGAAGGGTGCTAATAATGGTGCTAGCTTGAGTTAAAAGCTGTTCATAGTCATTATCAATGGTGAGATTATTGTTTTTATTCTCTAGGGTATTTTGGAGCGATTGAGAAATCGTATTGATTTTTTCGTATTCATTAGTGGGTAGCGAGTTATTGGCTAAATTAGAGGCTATCACTTGCCACATGGCTACCGCAGAGCTGAGCGCTGAAGACACGGCTTGATTGGCGCTATTAGGGGTCGTTTTTAATCTGTTAGCGCTCTCTTTTAGATTGTCAATCGCTTGAGCGGTGCTTGAATCGGTGTTAGAGGCCGTTTGTTTGAGCTCGTTATAGCGGGTTAAAAGATTGTTCAAATTGTCGTAAGCGTTGGAGACTTTTTGGATTTCGCCGGTGTTTTTCACCATTTGAGCGGCTTCGCCGATTTGATAGCCCACGCTCATAAAAACGCCGTCATCTTCAGCAAGGAGCGATGACGCCATAAGAGAAAGTAAAATCGTTTTTTTCATAAAATGTTCCTTAAAGTAATGTTTTATTTGCAAAATCGTATCAAATTGAAACTTTATTTACAATGCGTTTAAATTATGCCATAAATTTATTGAATCTTTAATAAAATTGAGCAAAAATTAACAAATTTTGCTTTTTTTTGGATTTAAAAAGAGGTTTTTGATGGTGAAAAATGCTTTGAGTAAATTTTAGCGCTCAAAGGAGATTGGGGCTAAAAATTTTCAAAGCGTTTTGCAAATCCTCTTTGGTGTCAATGCCCACGCTTTGGCTTTGAACGATTTTTACTGCAATCTTTTTTTGATAATACAAAGCCCTTAATTGCTCTAATTTTTCCAG contains:
- the hopA gene encoding Hop family outer membrane protein HopA — its product is MKKTILLSLMASSLLAEDDGVFMSVGYQIGEAAQMVKNTGEIQKVSNAYDNLNNLLTRYNELKQTASNTDSSTAQAIDNLKESANRLKTTPNSANQAVSSALSSAVAMWQVIASNLANNSLPTNEYEKINTISQSLQNTLENKNNNLTIDNDYEQLLTQASTIISTLQSQCPGIDGGNGKPWGINASGNACNIFGNTFNAINSMINSAKKAAAQSRRTDPESPNQPNAFTNADFNKNLNQVSSVINNTISYLKGDNLATIYNTIQKTPGSKGFQSLVSRSSHSYSLNETQYSEFQTTTKEFGHNPFRSVGLINSQSNNGAMNGVGVQLGYKQFFGKNKFFGIRYYAFFDYNHAYIKSNFFNSASNVFTYGAGSDLLLNFINGGSNQNRKISFGIFGGIALAGTTWLNSQFVNLKTTTSIYSAKINNTNFQFLFNTGLRLQGIHHGVELGVKIPTINTNYYSFMGAKLAYRRLYSVYFNYVLAY